CGACGCGACCTGCCGGTTCCTCGCCGAGGAGGCGCAGGTGCGGGTCGTCGCTGTCGACTACCGGCTCGCCCCCGAGGCCCCGTTCCCGGCGGCGATCGACGACGTCATGGCCGCGTGGAGCTGGATCGTGGAGCACGCGCCCGGCCTCGGCATCGACCCCGAGCGCATCGCCGTCGGGGGTGACAGCGCCGGCGGCAACCTGGCGGCGGTCGTCGCGCAGCAGACGGTCCGCTCCGGGGGCCCCGCACCGGCGTTCCAGCTGCTCATCTATCCCGTCACGGACTTCCTGAACACGTCGGCGAGCCGGACGACGTACGCCGACGGCTTCTTCCTGACCAAGGCGTTCATGGACCTCGCGGAGGAGAACTACCTGGTCGGCGGCGAGGACCGCTCCGACCCGCGTCTCTCGCCCCTGTTCGGGGACGTGACGGGGGTTGCGCCGGCGTACGTCGCGACCGCCGGCTTCGACCCCCTGCTCGACGAGGGCACGGCGTACGTCGAAAAGCTGCGCGAGGCGGGCGTCCCGGTCGAGCATGTCTGCGAGGACGGGCTGATCCACGGATTCATCAACATGGTCGCGATCGGTCGGACCGCACCGAAGGCCGTCCGTCGGGCCGCGGCTGCGCTCCAGCGCGGCCTCTCCTGACCTACCCACCCACCCAACGCTGAGGGGAGACTCCCGCGCGCCGACGGGAGGCTCCCGCGCGCTGAGGGGAGGCTCCGCGCGACTGGAACTCTCCCCTCACGGGACGGAACTCTCCCGTCGGCGGACGGAACTCTCCCGTCGGCGGACGGAACTCTCCCGTCGGCGGACGGGAGGCTCCCGTCAGTGGTGGGGGGTGGAGTACAGGACGTCCTTCTTGTGGTCCCGGAAGCCCAGGTTGCGGTAGACCTTCAGCGCCGGGGCGTTGTCGCCCTCGACGTACAGGTCGACCACCGACAACCCCTCGTCGTGCAGGTGGCGCAGTCCGCGGGCGGTCAGCGCCGTGCCGAGCCCGCCGCCCTGGGCGTCCGGGTCGATGCCGACGACGTAGACCTCGCCGACACCGTCCTCGACCTTCGTCCAGTGGAAGCCGATGACCTGTCCGTCCCGCTCGGCGACGAAGAGGCCCGCGGGATCGAACCAGTCCGACGCCATCCGCCGGTCCAGATCCGCCCGGTCCATCGCGCCCTGCTCGGGGTGGTGCGCGAACGCCCGCGCGTTGACGGCCACGATCGCGTCGGCGTCCTCGGGTCGGTACGTCCGCAGCGTGACGCCGTCGATCTCCCGCTCGTGCGCCGGCGGGCCGTCGAACGTCAGGCGCAGCACGAGCAGCTCGCGTGCCACCTGCAGCCCGGCGGCCGCGGCGAGCGCCTGGGCAGCTGGCAGGTCGCCGTGCGCCCAGAACTTCTCCTCCCCGTCGGCCACGAGCTCGTCGAGGATGCGTCGTCCGATCCCCTCCCGCCGCCGGTCGGGGTCCACGACGATCTCGACCGGGGCGTCGCCGACCGCGTACGCGGCGCCGATGATCGCGCCGGACGGGTCCGACTGCTGCACCAGCACCCGGGCCCGGGCCCGGTCGCGCAGCGCGAAGAGGCTGGCCTCGTTGAACGGCGCGACGCCGTCCACCTGTGTCGCCCGCTCGGCGAGGTCGAGGAGGCTCATCGCGACCTCAGCGCCACGAGCTGCGCCCCGATCTCCGCGGACATCGCCCGCGCGAACGCCTCGGGGGTGTCCCCGGGTGGCTCGGGAACGATGTGGTGCACGGTGCCGTTGTCGCGCAGGTCGAGGGCGCCGACGCGCTGGGCCTCGGCCATCTCGGCGGCGTGCTCGAGATCGCCGTGGACGATCGCGCTGGCTCCCTCCGGGGGCAGTGGCGACAGCCATGCGTTCTCCGCGGCGATGACCACGTCGGCCGGCAGCAGTGCGAGCGCCCCGCCGCCACAGCCCTGGCCGAGCAGGACCGACACGGTGGGCACCCGCATGGTCGACATCCAGCTGATGCACCGGGCGATCTCACCGGCGATCGCCCCCTCCTCCGCCTCCGGCGACAGCTCCGCGCCGGGGGTGTCGATGAACGACACGAGGGGAAGTCTCAGCTCGTTGGCCAGCCGCATGCCGCGGCGGGCCTCCCGCAGCGCCGCGGGACCCATCGGCTTGAATCGGGTCTGGGTCGTGCGGTCCTGCCCGATGACGACGCACGGCTGGCCGTCGAGGCGCGCGAAGGCCACGATCATCGCGCTGTCCCGCTCGCCCTTCTCGGTGCCCTGCAGGCGTACGGTCGCGTCGCTGCCGTAGCGCAGCACCTCGCGGACGCCGGGACGCCGGGGGGAGCGGGTGATCTGGATCGAGTCCCAGGCCGACCGCTCGCGGTGGACCTCGGCGGTCCGGAGCTCACGGGTCTGCCGGGTCGGCGGATCGACCAGGAGGCTCAGCGCGCGATCGACCAGCAGCGGCAGCTCGTCCGGCAGCACGACCGCGTCGATGATCCCGCGATCCGCCAGGTTCTCGGCGGTCTGCACGCCGGGCGGGAACGGCTTGCCCTCCATGATCTCGTAGACCTTGGGGCCGAGGAACCCGATCAGTGCGCCGGGCTCGGCGATCGTGATGTGGGCCAGCGATCCCCAGGACGCGAACACGCCGCCGGTCGTGGGGTGGCGCAGGTAGATCAGGTACGGAAGTCCCGCCGCGCGGTGGTCCATGATCGCGCGGGTGATGTCGACCATGTGGACGAACGCCGGCGTGCCCTCCTGCATGCGCGTGCCGCCGGAGGCCGTGGTCGCCAGGACCGGAATGCCCTCGGCCGTCGCCCGGCGCACCGCAGCGGTGATGCGCAGCGCGGCGGCCCGGCCGATCGACCCGGCCAGGAAGCGGAACTCGTTCACGACCACCGCGACGGGACGACCGCGCATGAGGCCGCGCCCGGTCAGCACCGACTCGTCGGTCCCGGCGCGCTCAGCCGCGGCCCGCAGCTCCTGCTGGTACGTCGGGTCGAGCCCGCTGTGGTCGACCGGCTCGTCCCACGAGACGAACGATCCCTCGTCGAGCACCAGGTCGAGCAGCTGCTGTGCCATGAGGCGCTCGGTCATCAGGTCTCCTTCAGCCAGGCGCGGATCTCGTCGCCGTTCTCGTCCAGCACCGGGGGCGCGGCGTGCTCGGTCGCCGTCACCTCGCGACCGCCCCCGTCGAAGAACCGCAGGGGAGGCCCCGGCAGGGTCAACCTACCCAGTGTCGCGTGCTCGACGTCGACCAGCAGGCCCTGGCTGGCGGTCTGCTCCCACGCGTAGACCTCGTCGATCGTCCGCACCTTGCCGGCCGGGATCCCGATCTCGTCGAGCCGGTCGAGCAGCGCGGCCGCGTCCCAGTCGGCGAAGACGCTCTCGACCAGCTCGACCACGCGCTCGCGGCGGGAGACACGTTCGGGGTTGGTCGCGACTCCCTCGGCGTCCGGGTCGAGACCGAACCCCGCGCAGAAGTCGTGCCACAGCCCCTCGCTGCCGACGGCGATCTGCACGGCGCCGTCGCGGCACCGGAACAGCCCGTACGGCGAGATCGACGGGTGGTGGTTGCCCTGCGCCCGCGCCACCTCGCCGGCGATGCTCCACCGGGTGCCCTGGAACGCGTGCACCCCGACGGTCGCTGCGAGCAGCGACGTCCGCACGACCGTGCCCCGGCCCGTGCTCTCGCGCTCGTGCAGCGCTGCCACGACCCCGTACGCGCCGTACATCCCGGCGAGGATGTCCGAGATCGGGGTGCCGACCTTCTGGGGATCGTCCGGCGCGGACCCGGTGATCGACATCAGGCCGGCCTCGCCCTGCGCGATCTGGTCGTAGCCGGCCCGGCCGCCCTCCGGGCCGTCGTGACCGAATCCGGTGATCGAGAGCACGACGAGTCGCGGGTTGACCTCCTGCAGGGACTCGATGCCGAGCCCCAGCCGCTCGAGGACCCCGGTGCGGAAGTTCTCCACCAGCACGTCCGCCCGCGCCACCAGGTCGACCAGCACCTGCCGGTCCTCGTCGTCCTTGAGGTCCAGCGCGATGGACTCCTTGTTGCGGTTGGCGGACAGGAAGTACGTCGACTCACGCCCGGTGTCGTCCTGCGCCCCGGCGGCCTCGCGCGTCCCCCCGTGCCCGGAGGCGGAGGGCCAGCGGAACGGCGGCCCCCATCCGCGGGTGTCGTCACCGCCCTTCGGGTTCTCCACCTTGATGACGCGCGCGCCGAGGTCGCCCAGCATCATCGTGGCGTGCGGTCCGGCGAGTGCCCGGGAGAGGTCGACGACGAGCAGGTCACTCAGGGGTCCGTTTCGAGTAGTCATCGGATCACCAGCTCGGCAGCACGAGTGCCGCCCAGACGAGGAGCGGACCCACCAGGACGACGATGGAGCTGTAGGTCAGGATCTGCTTGTAGTACGCCTGCTCGGAGATCGTCTCGGGGCGGTTCGCCAGCATCAGCGCGCCGTTGGTCGAGAACGGGCTCACGTCGACGATCGTCGATGCGATCGCCAGGGCCGCGACCAACGTGATGGGGTTGATCCCGTGCTCGGAGATGATCGGCAGGGCGATGGGGATGATGATCGGCAGCAGTGCGGTCGATGACGCGAAGGCCGAGACGACACCGCCGACGTAGCACAGGATCAGCGCGCCGACGGCTGCTGCGCCGAGCCCCGCGGCCCACTTGCCGACGAACTCCGGCGAGCCGGCCGTGGTCAGGATCGAGGCGTACGTGCTGACGCCCGCGACGAGCAGGACGGTCGGCCAGGCGATCTGGTTGACCGCGCCCTTGTGCTCCTTGGGTGCCAGCATCGCGAGGATCACGGCGGCGGTGATGGACACGAAGCCGATGTTCTTGTCGAACGCGAGCGCGACGACCGCGACGCCGACGAAGGCGACGAGCGTCAGCACCTGGTCGACGCGGACGCCCTGGGCCCTCGTGCCGGTGGGTGCCGTCGTCCCGTAGCCGCGGGCGGGGACGCTCGCGCCGCCTGCGTGCAGGTGCTCGAGGAGCTCCCCCTCGTCGGGGTCGACACGTTGCGACAGCAGCTTTCGTCCGCCGAGCAGGACGAACAGGATCGCGGCCATGATCAGGTTGACCACGAGGCTGGACAGGAACAGCGTCACCTCGCCGACCTCGAGACCGTTGTCCCGCATGACGGCGTTCGTGATCGTGCCGTAGATGCTGATGGGGGAGAAGCCGCCGCCCTGAGCGCCGTGGACCACGAACATGCCCATCATCAGGGGACTGATCTTGTACTTCCCGGCGAAGCCGAGGGCGACCGGACCGATGATCGCGCAGGCCGCGGGACTGGCGGCGCCGATGCCGGTCAGCAGCGCGGTGACCGCGAACATGACCCACGGGATCAGTGCGACGCGCCCGCCGACCGCCTTGACGGCCTTGGTGACGATGAGGTCCACCGTCCCGTTGTTCTTGGCGATCGCGAACAGGTAGGTGACACCGATCAGGGTGAGGATCAGGTCGCCGCTCACCCCCGCCAGGATCTCCTTCTCGTCGAGGTTCAACGAGTACATCCCGACGAGCCACGCCGCGACGTACGCGAGCGCTCCCATGTTGATCGGCAGCACCGTGCCGACGGCGAACAACGCCACCAGCGCGATGATCGCCACCCATTCCGGACTCATGTCGATTCCTTCCCCCCGCGTCGCTCCTTGTGAGCCACATCACGTTTGATGGTTCAGTGGCCTAGCCAATAGGCAGGCGAACCTCTTGTCAATACCCTTGTGCCATGAGCGCCAGATCCTCGAGCGGCCTGCGGCCGGTCACGCGTCCCCGCCTGTACGAGCAGGTCGCCGAGCAGATCATCGGCTGGATCGACGAGAGCGGTCTGCGACCCGGGGACCGGCTGCCTCCTGAGCGCGAGCTGGCCACCCGGCTCGGGGTGAGCCGGGCGACGGTCAGCCAGGCGCTGGTCGCGCTCGAGGTCATCGGGGTCGTCGCGGTGCGTCACGGCGACGGGGCGCTGCTGACCGAGACGCGCTCGTCGACCAAGATCATCGACGCGATCCGGGCCCACGCGACCCGTCTGCCCGAGATCATCGAGGCGCGCGACGCGCTCGAGACCAAGCTCGCGGCCCTCGCGGCCTCCCGTCGTACGGACGACGACATGGCCCGCATCGACGCGGCGCTCACCGAGATGGAGCGGGACATCGACGCCGGTGGCCGCGGGGTGGAGGGGGACGAGCTGTTCCACGCCGCCATCACGGCAGCGGCCCGCTCGACGCTGCTGTCGCGCATGATGGCCGAGATCAGCGACCTGGTCCTGGAGACCCGCATCGAGTCGCTCTCCCAGCCCGGCCGTCCCCGGGACTCGCTGAAGGCTCATCGGCGGATCGCCGACGCGATCCGCGGACAGGACGCCGGGGGAGCGGCGCAGGCCATGCACGACCACGTCGAGATGGTCAGCGACGTGGCCCTGCTGCGCGACTGACGCGGCGATGGACGGCTTGGACCAGCTGGCGCTGCTGGGCGGTGGGCTGCTGGCAGGGATCGCGTCGTCGTCGGTCGGTGCGGCGTCCCTGATCAGCTTCCCGATCCTGGTCGCGGTCGGTCTGGCACCGGTCGTCGCGAACGCGTCGAACACGATCGGTCTCGTCCCGGCCGGTGTCGGTGGCGCGGTGGGCTATCGCCGGGAGCTGACGGAGCACCCGCGGCTCAGCGGGGTCGTCATCGCCACCAGCGCCTGCGGTGCCGTGCTCGGTGCCACCCTGCTCCTGGTGCTGGACCCCGGCGTCTTCGAGTCGATCGTGCCCTGGCTCATCCTGTTCTCGTCCGCGCTCGTGGGGACGCAGCCGCTGATCTCGGCGTGGGCGCGGCGGCGCGCTGCCCGCCGTGGGCTGGCTCCCCGGGACCGGCAGACCATGTCGCCGCCGGTCGCCATGGCCTCGACCGTGCTCGGTGTCTACGGCGGCTACTTCGGCGCGGGGCAGGGGGTCATCCTGGTCGCGTTCTACGCCCTCGGCATCGACGTCGGCCTGCAGGTCATCAACGCCCTCAAGACCCTCGCGATCTTCGCCTCCAACGTGGTGGCGACCGTCGTGTTCGTCATCTGGGCCGAGGTCAGCTGGTCCGCGGTCGTGCTGGTCGGGGCGGGGTCGCTCGGCGGCGGCTACCTCGGCGCACTGATCGGCAGGCGCCTGCCGCCGTGGTTGTTCCGCGTGCTGGTCGTCGCGATGGGCCTGACGGTCGGGTTGACGATGCTGCTCTAGGCGTCCGCGGTCTCGCGGGCCGGATCGGCCTTGGTCGCCACGAAGCGGTAGCCGACGTTGCGGACCGTGCCGATGAGCGTCTCGTTGTCCGTGCCGAGCTTGGCGCGCAGCCGCCGGACGTGGACGTCGACCGTGCGGGTGCCACCGAAGTAGTCGTATCCCCACACCTCCTGCAGCAGCTGTTGGCGGGTGAAGACCCGGCCCGGGTGCTGGGCGAGGAACTTGAGGAGCTCGAACTCCTTGAACGTCAGGTCGAGCGTGCGGTTCTCGAGCTTCGCGGTGTACGTCGCGTCGTCGACGACCAGGCCGCTGGAGGAGATGACGTGGCTGTCGTTCGCGCCCTCGGTGGTCGCCGCGATGCGGCCGATGCCGAGACGCAGGCGAGCCTCGAGCTCGGCCGGACCCGACGTGGTGAGGATGACGTCGTCCATGCCCCAGTCCGACGCGGCGACGGCGAGGCCGCCCTCGGTGAGGATCAGGATCAGGGGGCACTCGACGCCGGTGGTGCGGATGACCCGCGTCAGGCTGCGTACCTGGGCGAGGTCGTGGCGGCCGTCGACGAGCACGGCGTCGCACGGGGGAGCGTCGAGCAGCGCGCTCGCCTCCGCGGGGAGGATCTTGACGTGATGGGGGAGCAGCGCCAGCGCGGGCAGCACCTCGACCGACGACTGTGTGCTCTTGGTGAGCAGGAGCAGGTGGGACATGGGTGTCGACCTCCGGTGCTGCGATTCGTGCGGGCAAGCGTGCTTGCACAGTGTGCAGATATGCGAAGAGGCCATGGTGGATCACCGTGGCCTCGTTGCATGGACGAGAATACGACATGTGTCCGATCAATTGCCACATGATGACGCGAATGAGAACGACGTCACAGTCCGCTACTGGGCTGCTGCCCGTGCGGCCGCAGGTGTCGCCGAGGAGACCGTCTCTGCCCTGACCCTGGCCGAGCTGCTCGACGAGATCGGTCGCCGCCACCGCGACCGGGACCGGTTCGACGACGTCATCTCGATCTGCTCGATCCTCGTCGGCGAGACGCCGGTGGGGGCGAAGGACCCGGCACAGGTGCCCCTGCCGCGTGGCGTCAACGTCGAGTTCCTGCCACCGTTCGCGGGCGGCTGACCGGACAACTGGCATCATGCGGGGGTGCCACGACTCGGATCCACGCTGCTCTCCCTCGCCCTCGTCGGAGTCATCACGCTGGCGGCGTACACCGATCCGTGGCTCCTCGGCGTGGCGGTCCTGCTGGTGCAGGTCCTGGTCGCCGCGGCTCCCGGCATCCGTGACGCCTCGCACGCGTCGATCCCGTCGCCCCGGGTGGTCCCGGTCGTCGTGGCCAGCCTCGTCGCGACGGTCCTGACCCTCGAGCCCGATCTCCTGTCCGGCGCGTCCGGCACCTCGCCCGGCGTGGTGGGGGCGAGCAGCACGGGCATGCTCTCGGGCATCCTGCCCGCGGTCGCCGCCGCCGTCTTCGTGGCGCTGCTGGCCCAGATGCTGCGCCGCGACGGACGTACGCACCTGGTGCAGTCGGTCGGGTACGCCGTGATGCTGTCGGCCGTGGCCGCCCTGGCCGCCGGATGGGTCGGTGCCGTGCAGTCCATCGACGGACCGGAGGTGGTGGCCGTCGCTGCCGCCGGCGTCGCGGGCGGCCTGCTGGCCTGGGCGCTGCCGATCGACCGATGGGTCTGCCTCAGCCTCGCGACGCTGGCGGGCGCCGGAGCCGGCGCCGCGGTCGCCGCGAGCGTCGAGTCGTCCATGACGGTCTACTTCGGCCTCATCGTCGGTCCCGCGGTGGCCCTGGCTGCCGTGCTGGGCCAGGTCGTCGGCCGGTCGATCGCCCGCGGACGCACCCACGCGTCGGCCAGCTGGGGGTTCCCGGGGGCGATGGCCGTCGCGTTCGCCGGACCGATCGTCTACATCGGCGGGCAGCTCCTGACGATGCCCAACCTCTGAGCAACGCCGGGGCGGGGCGACCGGTCGGCGTACGCTGGCCCGGTGACCGGAGTCGTCGTCCTTCTCGTGGCTGTCGTGGTCTCCGCACTCGGTGCGCTGGCGATGCGGTGGAAGAACGGACGCTTCTCGGCCGTGCCGGACGACCGTGAGGTGCTGTCGCCGGCGCAGCTCGGCTCCCCGCTCGGGGAGCGCGCCACGATGGTGCAGTTCTCCAGCGCCTTCTGCAGCCCCTGCCGGGCGACCCGCGTCCTCCTGAACGACATCGCCGCGAAGGTCGAGGGCGTCACCACGGTGGAGATCGACGCCGAGCAGCGGCTCGAGCTGGTCCGCGAGCTGGGCATCATGCGCACCCCGACCGTGCTGGTGCTGGACGCCCGTGGGGTCGTCACGACGCGCGCGTCGGGGCTGCCCCGGCGGGAGCAGGTGCTCGCCGCGCTGGGCCGCGCCGTCGACGTGCCGTGAGGCGCCGCTGCGGCGGAGACCTCAGTAGCGCGACCTGAACCAGTCCACGGTGTGGTGCAGTCCCTCCTGCAGCCCGACCGGCTGCAGGTCCGGGAACAGGTCACGCAGCGAGCTGTTGTCGGCCTCCGAGTGGGGCACGTCGCCGGGACGTGGCGCCCGGTGCTCGACGCGGGCGGTCTTGCCCGTGACCTCCTCGAGCGTGTCGATCAAGGTCATCAGGTCGGTGCGCGCACCGAACGCCAGGTTCACCGGCTCGGGGCTGCTCACCGTGTTCACCGCCGCCTCGATGAGGATCTCGCAGACGCTGCCGACGAAGGTGAAGTCGCGCGACTGGGAGCCGTCGCCGTTGACCAGCACCGGGCTCTCGCGCAGCAGGGCGTCGATGAAGGTGGGGACCGCTGCGGCGTACGCGTGCCCGGGTGTCTGACCTGGTCCGTACACGTTGAAGAACCGGAACGGCAGGGTCGAGAGCCCGAACGAGGACTGGTAGGCCAGGAGGTACTGCTCGGTGGCCAGCTTGCTGACCGCGTACGGGCTCATGGGCCGCACCCACTCGCGCTCGCTCTTGGGCAGCGCCGGGTTCGAGCCGTACACCGAGCTGGACGACGAGCAGACCACGTGGTTCACGCCCGCAGAGCGGCACCCCTCGAGCAGCGCGAGCGTGCCGGTCGCGTTGGCCTGATGGGTCGCCATCGGGTTCGCGATCGACCGGGGGACGCTCGGGATGGCGGCCAGGTGGACGACGGCGTCGATCCCCTTCAACGCCGACTTCAACGCGGTCTCGTCCAGGATCGACGACTCGTGGAGCTCCACGTCCACGTCGTCCAGGCCACCGCTGTTCGTCATCGACAGGTCGTCCATGACGACCACGCGTCCCACGCGCCCGTCGGCGAGGGCAGCACGGGCGAGGTTCGCGCCGATGAACCCTGCGCCACCGGTGATCAAGATCGAAGTGTTCATGCCAAGCCGCATCCCGTCGTGTCGCGGAGCCTGGTGACTCACGATGGCACGGGTTCGCCCTCTCCTCCCGGGACTTCTGGCCCGGGTCAGCAGTCCGGCCGTCAATACACTGGTCGCGGAGCGCTAGTGCGGCCCAGCCGCTGGATTCGGAGTTCTCGTGGGACGACCTGAGGGATGCCGTGCCGGGCCGGGTCTGCGCCGTGCCGGCTGAGGGCTCGCCGCGCCTGCTCGCCAACAGCGCCTGGGTCCTGTCCGGCAACCTGGTCTACGGCGCCTGCCTCGCGCTCGTCCCTCTCGTCATCGGGCGCATGGGCTCGCTGGACGACGTGGGCCAGTACACGCTCGGGTTCGCGGTGTCGGCGCCGGTCATCGCCGTGAGTATGGTCCAGCTGCGCGTCCTGATGGTGACCGACTCCGCCCGGACGGTCCCGTTCTCGGCGTACCGCACCGCGCGGGTGATCAGCACGCTCGGCGCCGCGCTCGTCATCGGCGGGATCGCGCTGGCGTGGGGCGGCAGCCAGGGTACGGTGCTGGCGATCGTCGGCGCCGCCAAGTGCATGGACGCGGTGGGGGACTGCTACCTCGGGTTCTTCCAGGCGCAGTCCCGGTTGGACGTCATGGGCCTGTCGATGATCCTGAACGGCGTCCTGACCCTGGTGTCGGTGAGCGCGCTGCTCGCCGTGGGACTGCCGATGGCCGGGGCCGCGCTGGGAAGCCTGGGGTCGTCGATCGTCGCCTCCGTCGTGTACCCGCGGGCCCTGCAGCGCCGCGCGGCGGACGACGCCCGGGTCCGCGGGTGGGACCTGCGGGGGGCGGTGTCGCAGCTCCGTCTCGCGTCGCACCTCGGAGTCGCCAGCGGCATCAGCTCGCTGAACAGCAACGTCCCGCGGTACGTCCTGCAGGTCTTCAGCGGCACCGCGCCGCAAGGCGTGTTCTCGGCGCTGGCCCAGCTCATGCTCCTCGTGACGATGACGGCGGGCGCGGTCGCGCAGGCCGTCCTCCCGTGGTTCGTGGGATCTTTCGGGACGCGATCGACCGCCGGGCTGCGCAGCGCGCTGCTGAAGGTGCTGGCCGGGGCTGCGCTCGGTGGTCTCGGTTTCGTCCTGGTGGTCTGGGCCGTCGGGGGACCGCTCCTGGACGACGTCTACGGCCCGGGCTTCGCGGGCCGCGGGCCGCTGCTGACCTGGCTGGCCGCCGGCGCCGCGATCGGCTCGCTCGCGTGGTTCCTGGACGCCGCCCTGTCCACGATGCGGGTGCTGGCGCCGCAGATGTGGCTCAACCTGCTCACCCTGGCGGTGACCTCGGTCGCCTGTCTCCTGCTGGTTCCGGACGGCGGCCCGACGGGCGCCGCCCAGGCAGCTCTGGTCGGCATGACTGCGCACCTGGTGCCGCGGATGCTCCTGCTCCGCCGTCGCCTGGGACAGGACGCTCGTGCTTGACCTGTGGCTGAAGGTCGCCGTCGCCGTCTCGATCGTCCTGTTCATGCTCTGCAGGAGATCGGGCAGAGGCGTGCTGGGATACCTCGCGGCCTTCCTGGTGCTGATCGGGCTCGGACCCGTCATCAACCACCTGGTCGGTCAGCCGATCTACGTGGGAGTCGTCGACGCGTACATCCCGGCTGCGGTGAACGGCTACCTCCTCGCGGTCGTGGGCCTCCTGCTCGCGGACGTGTCCTTCCGCGCACCCGAGGTGCCGGCCACGGACGGGGAGGCCCGCGAGGAGAGGTGGGCGGACCGCTACGGGCTCCCGGTGGGGATCCTGCTCGGACTCGCGGCGGCATATGCGGCGGCCATCGTGGTCACGCGCGCCGGTGCCCTCCTGCAGGCGGACAAGCTGACGGCGATCGGGCTGGCAGGACCGTTCCACTACCCGTATCTGCTCCTGCAGATCTGCCTGGCGGCAACGTACCTGCTCGTCCGGTCCCGCCCCGC
Above is a genomic segment from Aeromicrobium chenweiae containing:
- a CDS encoding MoaD/ThiS family protein, which encodes MSDQLPHDDANENDVTVRYWAAARAAAGVAEETVSALTLAELLDEIGRRHRDRDRFDDVISICSILVGETPVGAKDPAQVPLPRGVNVEFLPPFAGG
- a CDS encoding FadR/GntR family transcriptional regulator gives rise to the protein MSARSSSGLRPVTRPRLYEQVAEQIIGWIDESGLRPGDRLPPERELATRLGVSRATVSQALVALEVIGVVAVRHGDGALLTETRSSTKIIDAIRAHATRLPEIIEARDALETKLAALAASRRTDDDMARIDAALTEMERDIDAGGRGVEGDELFHAAITAAARSTLLSRMMAEISDLVLETRIESLSQPGRPRDSLKAHRRIADAIRGQDAGGAAQAMHDHVEMVSDVALLRD
- a CDS encoding SLC13 family permease yields the protein MSPEWVAIIALVALFAVGTVLPINMGALAYVAAWLVGMYSLNLDEKEILAGVSGDLILTLIGVTYLFAIAKNNGTVDLIVTKAVKAVGGRVALIPWVMFAVTALLTGIGAASPAACAIIGPVALGFAGKYKISPLMMGMFVVHGAQGGGFSPISIYGTITNAVMRDNGLEVGEVTLFLSSLVVNLIMAAILFVLLGGRKLLSQRVDPDEGELLEHLHAGGASVPARGYGTTAPTGTRAQGVRVDQVLTLVAFVGVAVVALAFDKNIGFVSITAAVILAMLAPKEHKGAVNQIAWPTVLLVAGVSTYASILTTAGSPEFVGKWAAGLGAAAVGALILCYVGGVVSAFASSTALLPIIIPIALPIISEHGINPITLVAALAIASTIVDVSPFSTNGALMLANRPETISEQAYYKQILTYSSIVVLVGPLLVWAALVLPSW
- a CDS encoding winged helix-turn-helix transcriptional regulator, which codes for MSHLLLLTKSTQSSVEVLPALALLPHHVKILPAEASALLDAPPCDAVLVDGRHDLAQVRSLTRVIRTTGVECPLILILTEGGLAVAASDWGMDDVILTTSGPAELEARLRLGIGRIAATTEGANDSHVISSSGLVVDDATYTAKLENRTLDLTFKEFELLKFLAQHPGRVFTRQQLLQEVWGYDYFGGTRTVDVHVRRLRAKLGTDNETLIGTVRNVGYRFVATKADPARETADA
- a CDS encoding CaiB/BaiF CoA transferase family protein, yielding MTTRNGPLSDLLVVDLSRALAGPHATMMLGDLGARVIKVENPKGGDDTRGWGPPFRWPSASGHGGTREAAGAQDDTGRESTYFLSANRNKESIALDLKDDEDRQVLVDLVARADVLVENFRTGVLERLGLGIESLQEVNPRLVVLSITGFGHDGPEGGRAGYDQIAQGEAGLMSITGSAPDDPQKVGTPISDILAGMYGAYGVVAALHERESTGRGTVVRTSLLAATVGVHAFQGTRWSIAGEVARAQGNHHPSISPYGLFRCRDGAVQIAVGSEGLWHDFCAGFGLDPDAEGVATNPERVSRRERVVELVESVFADWDAAALLDRLDEIGIPAGKVRTIDEVYAWEQTASQGLLVDVEHATLGRLTLPGPPLRFFDGGGREVTATEHAAPPVLDENGDEIRAWLKET
- a CDS encoding TlpA family protein disulfide reductase; the encoded protein is MTGVVVLLVAVVVSALGALAMRWKNGRFSAVPDDREVLSPAQLGSPLGERATMVQFSSAFCSPCRATRVLLNDIAAKVEGVTTVEIDAEQRLELVRELGIMRTPTVLVLDARGVVTTRASGLPRREQVLAALGRAVDVP
- the mshD gene encoding mycothiol synthase yields the protein MSLLDLAERATQVDGVAPFNEASLFALRDRARARVLVQQSDPSGAIIGAAYAVGDAPVEIVVDPDRRREGIGRRILDELVADGEEKFWAHGDLPAAQALAAAAGLQVARELLVLRLTFDGPPAHEREIDGVTLRTYRPEDADAIVAVNARAFAHHPEQGAMDRADLDRRMASDWFDPAGLFVAERDGQVIGFHWTKVEDGVGEVYVVGIDPDAQGGGLGTALTARGLRHLHDEGLSVVDLYVEGDNAPALKVYRNLGFRDHKKDVLYSTPHH
- a CDS encoding alpha/beta hydrolase; translated protein: MALVPQLVGAARGASARALMQLPRPVIARLAGAPVVINGRTLDPEMQLLLRLQRIEGPAAESVAISRGRRIIVSSSRLAGGNQPIGAVTDRTIDGPGGPLGLRFYTPRGLTGRAPALVFFHGGGWIYGDLESHDATCRFLAEEAQVRVVAVDYRLAPEAPFPAAIDDVMAAWSWIVEHAPGLGIDPERIAVGGDSAGGNLAAVVAQQTVRSGGPAPAFQLLIYPVTDFLNTSASRTTYADGFFLTKAFMDLAEENYLVGGEDRSDPRLSPLFGDVTGVAPAYVATAGFDPLLDEGTAYVEKLREAGVPVEHVCEDGLIHGFINMVAIGRTAPKAVRRAAAALQRGLS
- a CDS encoding carboxyl transferase domain-containing protein encodes the protein MTERLMAQQLLDLVLDEGSFVSWDEPVDHSGLDPTYQQELRAAAERAGTDESVLTGRGLMRGRPVAVVVNEFRFLAGSIGRAAALRITAAVRRATAEGIPVLATTASGGTRMQEGTPAFVHMVDITRAIMDHRAAGLPYLIYLRHPTTGGVFASWGSLAHITIAEPGALIGFLGPKVYEIMEGKPFPPGVQTAENLADRGIIDAVVLPDELPLLVDRALSLLVDPPTRQTRELRTAEVHRERSAWDSIQITRSPRRPGVREVLRYGSDATVRLQGTEKGERDSAMIVAFARLDGQPCVVIGQDRTTQTRFKPMGPAALREARRGMRLANELRLPLVSFIDTPGAELSPEAEEGAIAGEIARCISWMSTMRVPTVSVLLGQGCGGGALALLPADVVIAAENAWLSPLPPEGASAIVHGDLEHAAEMAEAQRVGALDLRDNGTVHHIVPEPPGDTPEAFARAMSAEIGAQLVALRSR
- a CDS encoding sulfite exporter TauE/SafE family protein: MDGLDQLALLGGGLLAGIASSSVGAASLISFPILVAVGLAPVVANASNTIGLVPAGVGGAVGYRRELTEHPRLSGVVIATSACGAVLGATLLLVLDPGVFESIVPWLILFSSALVGTQPLISAWARRRAARRGLAPRDRQTMSPPVAMASTVLGVYGGYFGAGQGVILVAFYALGIDVGLQVINALKTLAIFASNVVATVVFVIWAEVSWSAVVLVGAGSLGGGYLGALIGRRLPPWLFRVLVVAMGLTVGLTMLL